One window of the Streptomyces asoensis genome contains the following:
- a CDS encoding SAV_2336 N-terminal domain-related protein — protein MSTDFDRVLAALEGIGVEPTAREAAEALWLATYISDPASTSAPKPVPPAAPDSDQATRAPRAARPTNRVTPATLHAPTAAKAVPAVGDGSTLAVAVRVADAPALTHELELLRALRPLKRQVPSRHRVLLDETATAERSAEERLFLPATRPEPERWLSLALVMETGPTMTVWHSLVSELMALLQRTGAFRDIRLWHLHTAPDGSTGLHPQAIPTSALHSPREILDPTGRQAIWCVSDCVSALWHDGRADRLLELWGHSGPLAIVQPLPQRLWRRTGLRPERVRLHTDTPGRANSTFRVTSSDSSALLRGPASGIPVPVLELDPSWLTPWTHLVTATVPGGIPAVVTTTGTTRDAATTSDSGIVPPEPPPNDPLSLVREFRAHASPQAYRLAGCLAGVPLTLPVMRLVQRVMLPESRPAHLAEVFLSGLLQHTRPISATSEYEFVEGVQEVLRGTLRRSDTSRVHDEVSAYLAAHAGDARDTPALAVLPSGQGNHTLDTPGRPFAEIVLRGESHIPRPDPQHGQPSSDQDLLLSGDRPRSDLARNERSRERVRNELVVSIVNVLAGSPTVGQATSREVWRDLLADELGSPVEPHVGDRLRPWLSAVVRACTTVVDGLSCLCRSLEYVEQQSPTVAALWPLVDEWEAIDFFDYADLGDLRPVLSTLWFSDLDAMARRASRSRVQELPWWCRTAWQTFLRLAGENVRVGELPPSMAFLALAADRLMEEGRTDAAELVRRFNRDRAQELGLAVPLADWQHTGFPQPAPSLVPAYVLIQVEPDRLEPEHFYLSYWYQSDPEGWHPVRGKTARLNREELPGAVERLIEEVEARWADLRRPVVLEFVLPWELVNEPVEWWWKESDSAYPTPLALDYQVVVRSLERLQRPAWHRPWHSRWRQLREHPERCRAHWSKPSPDGSHFFRLERELKEDPGVVILILSRPPSEDSGTGHRELLAGLRAGVPVMIWQRGDCTDAAFREAVGRLVQGFDLGSLTADVRRLRNEALALGPDGWDQHVGRHLTILLDDPERKPGPPGPAV, from the coding sequence ATGAGTACCGACTTCGACCGAGTCCTGGCCGCACTTGAGGGAATCGGGGTCGAGCCCACCGCCCGCGAAGCAGCGGAAGCACTGTGGCTCGCCACGTACATTTCCGACCCGGCAAGCACGAGTGCACCCAAGCCCGTACCCCCGGCTGCACCCGACAGCGACCAGGCCACCCGTGCGCCCCGTGCAGCCAGGCCCACCAACCGGGTCACACCCGCCACCCTGCATGCCCCCACCGCCGCCAAGGCGGTTCCAGCGGTCGGTGACGGCTCCACACTCGCCGTCGCCGTCCGCGTCGCCGATGCCCCGGCACTCACCCATGAGCTCGAACTCCTGCGAGCCTTACGCCCGCTCAAGCGCCAGGTCCCCTCTCGCCACCGCGTGCTCCTCGACGAGACCGCCACGGCCGAGCGCAGCGCAGAAGAGCGACTGTTCCTCCCGGCAACCCGCCCCGAGCCCGAACGCTGGCTCAGCCTCGCTCTCGTCATGGAGACAGGGCCCACCATGACCGTCTGGCACTCTCTCGTGAGCGAGCTCATGGCCCTGCTCCAGCGCACGGGCGCCTTCCGCGACATCCGCCTCTGGCATCTGCACACCGCGCCGGACGGTTCGACCGGCCTCCATCCCCAGGCGATACCGACGAGCGCGCTCCACAGCCCCCGGGAGATACTCGATCCGACCGGCCGACAGGCCATCTGGTGCGTCAGCGACTGCGTATCGGCCCTATGGCACGACGGACGCGCCGACCGCCTCCTCGAACTGTGGGGACACAGCGGCCCACTGGCGATCGTCCAACCCCTCCCTCAACGGCTCTGGCGACGCACCGGACTACGCCCCGAGCGCGTCCGCCTGCACACCGACACGCCTGGCCGCGCCAACTCCACGTTCCGCGTGACCTCGTCCGACAGCTCGGCCCTCCTCCGTGGACCGGCCTCAGGCATTCCTGTGCCTGTCCTCGAACTCGACCCCTCTTGGCTCACCCCGTGGACTCACCTGGTCACCGCGACCGTCCCCGGTGGAATCCCGGCAGTCGTCACCACGACCGGCACCACCCGTGATGCCGCCACCACATCCGACAGCGGCATCGTCCCTCCTGAACCCCCGCCCAACGACCCACTGAGCCTGGTTCGTGAGTTTCGTGCACACGCTTCCCCCCAGGCCTACCGCCTCGCGGGCTGCCTGGCCGGAGTACCGCTCACGCTTCCCGTCATGCGACTTGTGCAGCGCGTCATGCTCCCCGAATCACGCCCCGCCCACCTGGCGGAGGTATTCCTCAGCGGCCTCCTCCAACACACCCGTCCGATCTCGGCCACCTCTGAGTACGAGTTCGTGGAGGGAGTTCAAGAGGTCCTGCGCGGCACCTTGCGGCGCTCCGACACCAGCCGCGTCCACGACGAGGTCTCCGCCTATCTCGCGGCCCATGCCGGCGATGCCCGGGACACACCGGCTCTCGCCGTGCTGCCCTCCGGCCAGGGCAATCACACCCTGGACACGCCAGGCCGGCCCTTCGCGGAGATCGTCCTGCGCGGCGAATCACACATCCCTCGACCCGATCCTCAGCACGGACAACCCTCGAGCGACCAAGACCTCCTACTGTCGGGCGACAGACCCAGGTCGGACCTGGCCCGGAACGAGAGAAGTCGGGAGCGTGTGCGCAACGAGCTGGTCGTCAGCATCGTGAACGTACTCGCAGGCTCGCCCACGGTGGGGCAAGCCACCTCCCGAGAGGTCTGGCGCGACCTGCTCGCGGATGAACTCGGCTCGCCCGTCGAGCCGCACGTCGGGGACAGGCTGCGTCCTTGGCTGAGCGCAGTGGTGAGAGCGTGCACCACTGTGGTGGACGGGCTCTCTTGTCTGTGCCGGTCGCTGGAATACGTCGAGCAGCAGTCGCCCACTGTCGCCGCCCTGTGGCCGCTCGTGGACGAGTGGGAAGCCATCGACTTCTTCGACTACGCGGACCTCGGCGACCTACGGCCCGTGCTGTCGACCCTGTGGTTCTCGGACCTGGATGCCATGGCGCGGCGCGCGAGCCGGTCCCGGGTTCAGGAACTGCCCTGGTGGTGCCGGACGGCGTGGCAGACCTTCCTGCGGCTGGCCGGCGAGAACGTTCGGGTCGGAGAGCTCCCGCCCAGCATGGCGTTTCTCGCGCTGGCTGCCGACCGGCTGATGGAGGAAGGCCGGACGGACGCCGCCGAACTGGTGCGCCGCTTCAATCGAGACAGAGCCCAGGAACTGGGCCTGGCCGTCCCGCTGGCGGACTGGCAGCACACGGGATTCCCGCAGCCGGCGCCGTCCCTCGTACCTGCGTATGTACTCATCCAGGTCGAGCCAGATCGCCTTGAGCCAGAGCACTTCTACCTCTCGTACTGGTACCAGTCCGATCCGGAAGGCTGGCACCCCGTACGCGGCAAGACTGCCCGGTTGAACCGGGAAGAGCTGCCGGGCGCTGTGGAGCGGCTGATCGAGGAGGTCGAGGCGAGGTGGGCCGATCTGCGCCGGCCTGTGGTCCTCGAGTTCGTCCTGCCGTGGGAGCTGGTCAACGAACCGGTCGAATGGTGGTGGAAAGAGTCCGACTCTGCCTACCCGACTCCGCTGGCCCTGGACTATCAGGTGGTGGTGCGTAGCCTGGAGCGCCTACAGCGGCCTGCCTGGCACCGCCCCTGGCACAGCAGATGGCGGCAGTTGAGGGAACATCCCGAGCGGTGTCGTGCCCACTGGAGCAAGCCGAGCCCGGACGGCTCCCATTTCTTCCGCCTTGAGCGCGAACTCAAAGAGGACCCCGGCGTGGTGATCCTGATCCTCAGTCGGCCGCCGTCGGAGGACTCCGGCACAGGCCACCGCGAACTGCTGGCCGGGCTGCGGGCCGGTGTACCCGTGATGATCTGGCAGCGCGGCGACTGCACGGACGCAGCTTTCCGCGAAGCAGTCGGCCGGCTCGTGCAGGGCTTCGACCTGGGCAGCCTGACCGCTGACGTCAGGCGGTTGCGCAATGAGGCACTGGCCCTCGGCCCCGACGGATGGGACCAGCACGTCGGCCGCCACTTGACGATCCTGCTCGACGATCCGGAGCGCAAGCCCGGCCCGCCCGGCCCAGCGGTGTAG
- a CDS encoding sensor histidine kinase, which translates to MSVRLKLALSYTGFLMLAGALLLAAVWLFLLRYVPDRALIVPGSTGTPTHGVFPVRSNLLHVFAPRAAAVLAFLLVFGLVGGWFLAGRMLAPLISITGATRMATSGSLSHRIRLPGRRDEFRELADAFDTMLERLEAHVAEQQRFAANASHELRTPLAISKALLDVARTDPHHDAGEVIDRLHVVNTRAINLTEALLLLSHANQRSFTREPVDLSLLVEEATETLLPLAEKRGVTIETSGDITPTTGSQALLLQLTTNLVHNAIVHNLPEQGTVWVDSSVRPQAVVLTVENTGEKLTPELASTLTEPFQRGTERIHADCAGVGLGLAIVKTITHAHDGTLTLTPRSAGGIRITVELPATAPHPDR; encoded by the coding sequence TTGAGCGTTCGCCTCAAACTCGCCCTCAGCTACACCGGATTCCTGATGCTTGCCGGCGCCCTGCTGCTCGCGGCGGTGTGGCTGTTCCTCCTGCGTTACGTCCCCGACCGTGCGCTCATCGTCCCCGGCTCCACCGGCACCCCCACTCATGGTGTTTTCCCCGTCCGGTCCAACCTCCTGCACGTTTTCGCTCCGCGGGCAGCCGCAGTGTTGGCATTCCTGCTGGTGTTCGGCCTCGTGGGAGGGTGGTTCCTCGCCGGCCGGATGCTCGCCCCGCTGATCAGCATCACGGGCGCCACACGCATGGCCACGAGCGGATCGCTCTCCCACCGAATCCGGCTACCGGGGCGCAGAGACGAGTTCCGCGAACTCGCCGACGCCTTCGACACGATGCTCGAACGGCTCGAAGCCCACGTCGCCGAACAGCAGAGATTCGCAGCCAACGCCTCTCACGAGTTGCGCACCCCGCTGGCGATCTCCAAGGCGCTTCTCGACGTGGCCCGCACCGATCCCCACCATGACGCAGGCGAGGTCATCGACCGCCTCCACGTCGTCAACACCCGAGCGATCAACCTCACTGAAGCACTGCTCCTGCTCAGCCACGCCAACCAGAGGTCCTTCACCCGGGAACCTGTCGACCTGTCCCTGCTCGTAGAAGAGGCCACCGAGACGCTCCTCCCCCTCGCGGAGAAACGCGGCGTCACCATCGAGACCTCCGGCGACATCACCCCCACGACCGGATCGCAAGCGCTCCTGCTACAGCTGACCACGAACCTCGTGCACAACGCGATCGTCCACAACCTGCCTGAACAGGGCACCGTGTGGGTCGATTCCAGCGTCCGCCCCCAAGCTGTGGTGCTCACTGTCGAGAACACCGGCGAGAAGCTCACTCCAGAGCTGGCCTCGACACTCACCGAACCATTCCAGCGCGGCACCGAGCGCATACACGCCGACTGCGCAGGCGTCGGCCTCGGCCTGGCAATCGTCAAGACCATCACCCACGCACACGACGGAACGCTCACCCTCACCCCGCGCTCTGCCGGCGGGATCCGCATCACCGTGGAACTACCCGCGACAGCCCCGCACCCCGACAGGTGA
- a CDS encoding response regulator transcription factor, whose amino-acid sequence MRVLIVEDEPYLAEAIRDGLRLEAIAADIAGHGDTALELLSINTYDIAVLDRDIPGPSGDEIAQRIVASGSGMPILMLTAADRLDDKASGFELGADDYLTKPFELRELALRIRALDRRRSHHRPPVREIAGLRLDPFRREVYRHGRYVALTRKQFAVLEVLVAAEGGVVSAEELLERAWDENADPFTNAVRITVSALRKRLGEPWIIATVPGVGYRIDTQPEAGHEGGERG is encoded by the coding sequence ATGCGCGTGTTGATCGTCGAGGACGAACCGTATCTGGCAGAAGCCATCCGCGATGGCCTACGCCTGGAAGCGATCGCGGCCGACATCGCAGGTCACGGCGACACAGCTCTGGAACTGCTGAGCATCAACACTTACGACATCGCCGTCCTCGACCGAGACATTCCCGGACCGTCCGGAGACGAAATCGCCCAACGCATCGTCGCCTCCGGCAGCGGCATGCCGATCCTCATGCTCACCGCGGCCGACCGTCTCGACGACAAGGCCTCCGGGTTCGAACTCGGCGCCGACGACTACCTCACGAAGCCCTTCGAACTCCGAGAACTCGCGCTCAGGATCAGAGCGCTCGACCGCAGACGTAGCCACCACAGGCCGCCCGTGCGGGAGATCGCGGGTCTTCGGCTGGACCCGTTTCGCAGAGAGGTCTACCGGCACGGCCGCTACGTGGCGCTGACCAGGAAGCAGTTCGCCGTACTCGAAGTCCTCGTCGCTGCCGAAGGCGGTGTGGTCAGCGCCGAGGAACTCCTGGAACGCGCGTGGGATGAGAACGCCGACCCGTTCACCAACGCCGTGCGCATCACCGTCTCGGCACTGCGCAAGCGCCTCGGCGAACCCTGGATCATCGCCACCGTGCCAGGCGTCGGCTACCGCATCGACACGCAACCAGAGGCCGGACACGAGGGAGGCGAGCGTGGATAG